A genome region from Meleagris gallopavo isolate NT-WF06-2002-E0010 breed Aviagen turkey brand Nicholas breeding stock chromosome 7, Turkey_5.1, whole genome shotgun sequence includes the following:
- the LOC100550496 gene encoding obg-like ATPase 1 — translation MRCCTNPNRNLKAQMFLDICMTGAFEDDDITHVEGSVDPVRDIEIIHEELRLKDEELITQCIDKLEKVAVRGGDKKLKPEYDVMCKIKTWVIDEKKAVRFYHDWNDKEIDVLNKHLFFTSKPMIYLVNLSEKDYIRKKNKW, via the exons ATGCGGTGCTGTACCAACCCCAACAGGAACTTGAAGGCTCAAATGTTTTTAGATATCTGCATGACTG GAGCATTTGAAGATGATGACATCACTCATGTGGAAGGAAGTGTAGATCCTGTTCGAGACATTGAAATAATACACGAGGAACTTAGACTTAAAGATGAAGAACTGATCACTCAGTGTATAGACAAGCTAGAAAAAGTAGCTGTGAGAGGAGGAGACAAGAAGTTGAAACCTGAATAT gaTGTAATGTGCAAAATCAAAACCTGGGTAATAGATGAAAAGAAAGCTGTCCGCTTCTATCATGATTGGAATGACAAAGAG ATCGATGTTTTGaacaaacatttgtttttcacatcaaaaCCCATGATCTATTTGGTTAACCTTTCTGAAAAAGACtacattagaaagaaaaacaaatggtaa